The DNA window TGGACGCGGACGTGAAGACGTCCATCGACCGCCTCTGGCCCCTGCTGGGCATCAAGCCGATCGACTGACACGCGGGAGCTCTCGATGAAGCTGAACCTGCCGAACGAGAAGATCGCCGAGTTCTGCCGCAAGTGGAACGTGACGGAGTTCGCGTTGTTCGGCTCCGTGCTGCGCGACGATTTCCGGCCGGACAGCGATGTCGACGTACTCGTAAGCTTCCTCTCCTACGAGTCCACGCCGTCGTTGTTCGAGCACATCGATATGCAGGACGAACTCGAGTCGATTTTTGGGCGCCCGGTCGACTTGGTGAGTAAGAGAGGGGTCGAGAAGAGCGAGAACCGCTTCCGGAGAAA is part of the Longimicrobium sp. genome and encodes:
- a CDS encoding nucleotidyltransferase family protein codes for the protein MKLNLPNEKIAEFCRKWNVTEFALFGSVLRDDFRPDSDVDVLVSFLSYESTPSLFEHIDMQDELESIFGRPVDLVSKRGVEKSENRFRRKAILDSARVVYAAP